Proteins co-encoded in one Lacerta agilis isolate rLacAgi1 chromosome 6, rLacAgi1.pri, whole genome shotgun sequence genomic window:
- the EIF2D gene encoding eukaryotic translation initiation factor 2D isoform X1, whose protein sequence is MFAKAFRVKSNTAIKGSDRRKLRNDVAATFPTLTSEQLSEVVPNKEELNIIKLYAHKGDALTVYANGRIPVLFEMEKRLYPTVYTLWSHPHLLPAFSTWPPVLHKLAGGADLMLPGVVVPSYGLPQVDRGTLCAITLVGNSAPVAIGIATMSSAEMVAAGMKGKGFTVLHTYMDHLWEFGDKSCPPTIVPLEAESSEMMDAEEEEQEAGEGEGKSQENSHPIDPCLQTGIRNLSMEDAIQEPNENGAAETTEEDNLDIPQEVEDSRSQQEQMDALLHQCFFHALKCKVKKSELPLLTSTFLRNYMFSCCPQGQQLDIKKSSYKKFSKFLQSMQQQNILQVKELNKGVESIVSVDWRHESIRSFVVPIEIAASELSVQDSRSGGGEQPYHCPEIIPLYGISSKMAPLFQESGYKKGDTLSSSEVRSAVINYVKLNELVDETNKNFIKVNPILCDCLLEKSEQYEISKLGWDNLLSRCLDHLQPFHQVTFFGHDPIVRKGNIDPIDINIAQRSCNKKVTIIKNLELYGLDPQAVANFLQQKVQASATVTTLPGAKDRAQVQVQGNQIHHLAKLLVEDYQIPRKYIKGLEKAPKMGRK, encoded by the exons GAGGAAATTACGAAATGATGTCGCAGCAACTTTTCCCACCCTCACATCTGAACAGCTATCTGAAGTTGTGCCAAATAAAGAAGAGCTGAATATCATTAAACTGTATGCTCACAAAGGAGATGCTCTCACGGTCTATGCTAATGGCAGAATACCAGTCCTTTTTGAAATGGAGAAGAGACTGTATCCAACAG TGTACACCCTGTGGTCTCATCCTCACCTTCTCCCCGCCTTTTCCACATGGCCACCTGTGTTGCACAAACTAGCAGGAGGAGCAG ATCTAATGCTTCCAGGGGTTGTAGTGCCCTCTTATGGTCTTCCTCAGGTAGATCGGGGTACTCTCTGTGCCATCACCTTGGTGGGAAACAG TGCCCCTGTGGCCATTGGCATAGCTACCATGTCCTCTGCAGAGATGGTGGCAGCTGGAATGAAAGGAAAAGGCTTCACAGTGCTGCATACATATATGGATCACTTATG ggagtttGGTGACAAGTCATGCCCACCAACAATAGTCCCCTTAGAAGCAGAGTCTTCAGAGATGATGGATGCTGAAGAGGAGGAGCAAGAGGCTGGAGAAGGGGAAGGCAAATCACAGGAAAACAGCCACCCTATTGACCCATGCCTGCAGACAGGGATTAGAAATCTAAGCATGGAAGATGCTATTCAGGAACCTAATGAAAACGGTGCTGCTGAAACTACTGAAGAGGACAACCTAGATATTCCTCAGGAGGTAGAAGACAGTAGGAGTCAACAAG aGCAAATGGATGCATTGCTTCACCAATGCTTCTTCCACGCCTTAAAATGTAAAGTGAAGAAGTCGGAGCTCCCTCTACTGACCAGCACCTTTCTCCGCAACTACATGTTCTCATGTTG TCCACAAGGTCAACAACTAGACATAAAGAAATCAAGCTACAAAAAA TTCTCCAAGTTCCTGCAGTCAATGCAGCAACAAAATATCCTGCAGGTGAAGGAACTGAATAAGGGAGTAGAGAGCATTGTCAGTGTGGACTGGAGACATGAAAG cATTAGGTCTTTTGTAGTACCTATTGAAATAGCAGCATCTGAATTGTCTGTCCAGGATAGCAGAAGTGGTGGTGGAGAACAGCCGTACCACTGTCCTGAAATCATACCACTCTATGGCATCTCATCCAAAATGGCTCCCTTATTCCAAGAGTCTGGATATAA GAAAGGTGACACCCTGTCCAGCAGTGAAGTAAGAAGTGCTGTTATCAACTACGTGAAGCTTAATGAGCTGGttgatgaaacaaacaaaaa CTTTATAAAGGTGAATCCCATCTTGTGTGATTGTCTGTTGGAAAAATCTGAGCAATATGAAATTTCAAAGCTCGGATGGGACAATCTCCTGAGCAG GTGTCTGGATCACCTACAGCCCTTCCATCAGGTGACTTTTTTTGGACATGACCCCATCGTGAGGAAAGGAAACATTGATCCCATTGATATAAACATAGCACAAAGATCGTGCAATAAAAAG GTAACCATAATTAAGAATCTTGAGCTGTATGGGCTAGACCCACAGGCTGTTGCCAACTTTCTCCAGCAAAAAGTTCAAGCGAGTGCCACTGTCACCACACTTCCGGGAGCAAAGGACAGAGCACAGGTCCAGGTACAAGGCAATCAGATCCACCACCTTGCTAAGCTGCTGGTGG AGGACTACCAGATACCTCGCAAATACATCAAGGGTCTTGAGAAGGCACCAAAGATGGGCCGGAAGTAG
- the EIF2D gene encoding eukaryotic translation initiation factor 2D isoform X2 — MFAKAFRVKSNTAIKGSDRRKLRNDVAATFPTLTSEQLSEVVPNKEELNIIKLYAHKGDALTVYANGRIPVLFEMEKRLYPTDLMLPGVVVPSYGLPQVDRGTLCAITLVGNSAPVAIGIATMSSAEMVAAGMKGKGFTVLHTYMDHLWEFGDKSCPPTIVPLEAESSEMMDAEEEEQEAGEGEGKSQENSHPIDPCLQTGIRNLSMEDAIQEPNENGAAETTEEDNLDIPQEVEDSRSQQEQMDALLHQCFFHALKCKVKKSELPLLTSTFLRNYMFSCCPQGQQLDIKKSSYKKFSKFLQSMQQQNILQVKELNKGVESIVSVDWRHESIRSFVVPIEIAASELSVQDSRSGGGEQPYHCPEIIPLYGISSKMAPLFQESGYKKGDTLSSSEVRSAVINYVKLNELVDETNKNFIKVNPILCDCLLEKSEQYEISKLGWDNLLSRCLDHLQPFHQVTFFGHDPIVRKGNIDPIDINIAQRSCNKKVTIIKNLELYGLDPQAVANFLQQKVQASATVTTLPGAKDRAQVQVQGNQIHHLAKLLVEDYQIPRKYIKGLEKAPKMGRK; from the exons GAGGAAATTACGAAATGATGTCGCAGCAACTTTTCCCACCCTCACATCTGAACAGCTATCTGAAGTTGTGCCAAATAAAGAAGAGCTGAATATCATTAAACTGTATGCTCACAAAGGAGATGCTCTCACGGTCTATGCTAATGGCAGAATACCAGTCCTTTTTGAAATGGAGAAGAGACTGTATCCAACAG ATCTAATGCTTCCAGGGGTTGTAGTGCCCTCTTATGGTCTTCCTCAGGTAGATCGGGGTACTCTCTGTGCCATCACCTTGGTGGGAAACAG TGCCCCTGTGGCCATTGGCATAGCTACCATGTCCTCTGCAGAGATGGTGGCAGCTGGAATGAAAGGAAAAGGCTTCACAGTGCTGCATACATATATGGATCACTTATG ggagtttGGTGACAAGTCATGCCCACCAACAATAGTCCCCTTAGAAGCAGAGTCTTCAGAGATGATGGATGCTGAAGAGGAGGAGCAAGAGGCTGGAGAAGGGGAAGGCAAATCACAGGAAAACAGCCACCCTATTGACCCATGCCTGCAGACAGGGATTAGAAATCTAAGCATGGAAGATGCTATTCAGGAACCTAATGAAAACGGTGCTGCTGAAACTACTGAAGAGGACAACCTAGATATTCCTCAGGAGGTAGAAGACAGTAGGAGTCAACAAG aGCAAATGGATGCATTGCTTCACCAATGCTTCTTCCACGCCTTAAAATGTAAAGTGAAGAAGTCGGAGCTCCCTCTACTGACCAGCACCTTTCTCCGCAACTACATGTTCTCATGTTG TCCACAAGGTCAACAACTAGACATAAAGAAATCAAGCTACAAAAAA TTCTCCAAGTTCCTGCAGTCAATGCAGCAACAAAATATCCTGCAGGTGAAGGAACTGAATAAGGGAGTAGAGAGCATTGTCAGTGTGGACTGGAGACATGAAAG cATTAGGTCTTTTGTAGTACCTATTGAAATAGCAGCATCTGAATTGTCTGTCCAGGATAGCAGAAGTGGTGGTGGAGAACAGCCGTACCACTGTCCTGAAATCATACCACTCTATGGCATCTCATCCAAAATGGCTCCCTTATTCCAAGAGTCTGGATATAA GAAAGGTGACACCCTGTCCAGCAGTGAAGTAAGAAGTGCTGTTATCAACTACGTGAAGCTTAATGAGCTGGttgatgaaacaaacaaaaa CTTTATAAAGGTGAATCCCATCTTGTGTGATTGTCTGTTGGAAAAATCTGAGCAATATGAAATTTCAAAGCTCGGATGGGACAATCTCCTGAGCAG GTGTCTGGATCACCTACAGCCCTTCCATCAGGTGACTTTTTTTGGACATGACCCCATCGTGAGGAAAGGAAACATTGATCCCATTGATATAAACATAGCACAAAGATCGTGCAATAAAAAG GTAACCATAATTAAGAATCTTGAGCTGTATGGGCTAGACCCACAGGCTGTTGCCAACTTTCTCCAGCAAAAAGTTCAAGCGAGTGCCACTGTCACCACACTTCCGGGAGCAAAGGACAGAGCACAGGTCCAGGTACAAGGCAATCAGATCCACCACCTTGCTAAGCTGCTGGTGG AGGACTACCAGATACCTCGCAAATACATCAAGGGTCTTGAGAAGGCACCAAAGATGGGCCGGAAGTAG